In Camarhynchus parvulus chromosome 28, STF_HiC, whole genome shotgun sequence, the following proteins share a genomic window:
- the ARHGAP45 gene encoding rho GTPase-activating protein 45 — translation MFSRKKRELIKTPSISKKSRAGSPVPQTLPELSRKDCLDAPGCSVAELPTGSAKLSSSPGTVGTLKRPTSLSRHASAASFPLPKGHKTPLCYSPMEGGEGPFIDPEDISQLLADVARFADALEKLRDVVLRDDPKEPQRPLAHECLGETLRILRQVINKYPLLNTLETLTAAGTLISKVKGFHYESNNEADKREFEKAVETIAVSFSSTVSEFLMGEVDSSTILSIPPSDQNQTMESLYGGIPGPRGDGVPSGMDSCDTARPPAEEVDVMLQRCEGGVDAALQYAKTISKYMKDLMGYVEKRIALEIDFARGLQKMANSCKQTISQETSMPFLSIYLLALEQDMEHGASIVQAATTLQQQTFLQPLMVRRVEHEKRRKEIKEQWHRAQRKLQEAEGNLRKAKQTYMQRSEEHDKAKYVAVKAEEEQQNTTSSTTTKTLDKKRRLEEEAKNKAEEAMATYRTCVADANTQKQELEDTKVNSLRQIHEVIKQTDQVIKSATISFYQLMHMQTAALPVNFQTLCESSKLYDPGQQYASHVRQLQRGDQPDVQYDFEPYVSHNAWSPFTQPQKNSFNASEFSTSAEGAGAGSEGAAAAKESPSGAGAAERRGGRGHQVHKSWPTSVAEADSSLDSNAGEFSHKLQRLSSNGTASSSEELEEKDGASTPFEQSINGITPELAAPTGPFRNVGLSKAAQTHRLRKLRAPSKCRECNSYVYFQGAECEECYLACHKKCLETLAIQCGHKKLQGKLQLFGQDFTKASQGSSDGIPFIVKKCISEIEKRALKTKGIYRVNGVKTRVEKLCQAFENGKELVELSQASPHDISNVLKLYLRQLPEPLMPFRLYNELMGLAKESLQGSEAKGRGGKGGPELADRGADTEPVVLSLVLKLRELLKELPRENMATLQFLLQHLRRIMEVEQDNKMTSGNLGIVFGPTLMRPRPTDATISLSSLVDYPHQARIIEALIIFYPTIFEHKDVAPSRRGSGATEEVASGAEQAHAGSQPVAPLGTSPYLELPSDKGNLAFSADSLAESGDRSVDSDSELEDSGEPRTHLTKQGSETSTEEVNFCDEGSEGLRSRSCSVSQSDAEGSAPRCCSPGEEQSDLEEQAESRDGTKQPGTSRGHGSHELQPRLI, via the exons ATGTTCTCCAGGAAAAAGCGGGAGCTGATAAAAACCCCTTCCATCTCCAAGAAGAGCCGGGCGGGAAGCCCCGTCCCACAGACCCTGCCG gagctCTCCCGCAAGGATTGCCTGGATGCCCCGGGCTGCAGcgtggcagagctgcccacgGGCAGCGccaagctcagcagcagccctggcaccgtGGGCACCCTGAAGCGCCCCACCAGCCTGAGCCGCCATGCCAGCGCCGCCAGCTTCCCCCTGCCCAAGGGCCACAAGACCCCGCTGTGCTACAGCCCCATGGAGGGCGGGGAAGGTCCCTTCATCGACCCCGAGGacatctcccagctgctggcagacgTGGCTCGCTTCGCCGATGCCCTGGAGAAGCTGCGGGACGTGGTGCTGCGCGATG ACCCCAAGGAGCCCCAGCGGCCGCTGGCCCACGAGTGCCTGGGTGAAACCCTCCGCATCCTGCGCCAGGTCATCAACAAGTACCCACTGCTCAACACCCTGGAGACCCTGACAGCCGCTGGGACCCTCATCTCCAAAGTCAAGG GTTTCCACTATGAATCCAACAATGAGGCAGACAAGAGGGAGTTCGAGAAGGCTGTGGAGACCATCGCCGTGTCCTTCAGCAGCAC GGTGTCTGAGTTCCTCATGGGGGAGGTGGACAGCAGCACCATCCTCTCCATTCCACCCAGTGACCAGAACCAG ACTATGGAGAGCCTCTATGGGGGGATTCCTGGGCCTAGAGGAGATGGAGTGCCCTCAGGCATGGACAGCTGTGACACAG CCCGTCCTCCTGCTGAAGAGGTGGATGTGATGCTGCAGCGCTGTGAGGGGGGCGTGGACGCTGCCCTCCAGTATGCCAAAACCATCTCCAAGTACATGAAGGACCTGATGGGATACGTGGAGAAAAGGATCGCACTGG AGATAGATTTTGCCAGAGGGCTCCAGAAGATGGCAAACAGCTGCAAGCAAACCATCAGTCAGGAG acCAGCATGCCTTTCCTGTCCATCTacctgctggccctggagcaGGACATGGAGCACGGGGCCTCAATTGTGCAGGCAGCCACCACCCTGCAGCAACAAACCTTCCTtcag CCACTGATGGTGAGACGTGTGGAGCATGAGAAACGCAGGAAGGAGATCAAGGAGCAATGGCACCGGGCTCAGAGGAAACTG CAAGAGGCAGAGGGGAACCTGCGCAAGGCCAAGCAGACGTACATGCAGCGCAGCGAGGAGCACGACAAGGCCAAGTACGTGGCGGtgaaagcagaggaggagcagcaaaaCACgaccagcagcaccaccaccaaAACCCTGGACAAGAAGAGGCGGCTGGAAGAGGAAGCCAAGAACAAG GCAGAAGAGGCCATGGCCACGTACCGCACCTGCGTGGCCGATGCAAACACgcagaagcaggagctggaggacaCCAAGGTGAACTCGCTGCGGCAGATCCATGAAGTGATCAAACAGACTGACCAGGTCATCAAATCG GCCACCATCTCCTTCTACCAGCTGATGCACATGCAGACAGCGGCGCTGCCGGTGAATTTCCAGACGCTGTGTGAGAGCAGCAAGCTCTACGACCCGGGCCAGCAGTACGCGTCCCACGTGCGGCAGCTGCAGCGCGGCGACCAGCCCGACGTGCAGTACGACTTCGAGCCCTACGTGTCCCACAACGCCTG gTCTCCCTTTACTCAGCCACAGAAGAACAGCTTCAATGCCAGTGAGTTCTCCACGAGTGCagagggggctggggctggctcagagggagcagcagcagccaaggagtCGCCaagtggggctggagcagccgaGAGAAGAG GTGGGAGGGGACACCAGGTGCATAAATCCTGGCCAACCTCTGTCGCTGAGGCTGACAGCAGCCTGGATTCCAATGCAG GTGAATTCAGCCACAAGCTCCAGCGGCTCTCCTCCAACGGCACCGCGTCCTCCAgcgaggagctggaggagaaggacgGGGCCAGCACTCCCTTTGAGCAGA GCATCAATGGGATCAcgccagagctggcagctcccacgGGGCCCTTCAGGAACGTTGGCTTGTCCAAGGCTGCCCAGACCCATCGGCTGAGGAAGCTCCGAGCCCCTTCCAAGTGTCGGGAGTGCAACAGCTACGTGTACTTCCAGGGAGCCGAGTGTGAGGAG TGCTACCTGGCCTGCCACAAGAAGTGCCTGGAGACCTTGGCCATCCAGTGTGGGCACAAGAAGCTCCAAgggaagctgcagctcttcGGGCAGGACTTCACGAAGGCGTCTCAGGGCAGCTCGGATGGGATCCCCTTCATCGTcaagaaatgcatttcagagATTGAGAAGCGGGCCCTGAAAACAAAG GGCATCTACCGAGTTAACGGTGTCAAGACACGTGTGGAGAAGCTTTGCCAGGCCTTTGAGAACGGGAAGGAGCTGGTGGAGCTGTCCCAGGCCTCCCCTCATGACATCAGCAACGTCCTGAAGCTCTACCTGAGACAG CTGCCGGAGCCCCTGATGCCCTTCAGGCTGTACAACGAGCTGATGGGGCTGGCCAAGGAGAGCCTGCAGGGCAGTGAGGCCAAGGGCCGTGGTGGGAAGGGCGGCCCTGAGCTGGCGGACAGAGGAGCTGACACCGAGCCGGTGGTGCTGAGCCTGGTGCTGaagctcagggagctgctgaaggagctgccCCGTGAGAACATGGCCACGCTCCagttcctcctgcagcacctgaggAG GATCATGGAAGTGGAACAGGACAACAAGATGACCTCAGGCAACCTGGGCATCGTCTTTGGGCCGACGCTGATGCGCCCCAGGCCCACGGATGCCACCATTTCCCTGTCCTCGCTGGTGGATTATCCCCACCAAGCTCGCATCATTGAGGCACTCATCATCTTCTACCCCACCATCTTCGAGCACAAGGACGTGGCACCCAGCAGACGTGGCTCAGGTGCCACAGAGGAGGTGGCCAGTGGTGCTGAGCAG GCCCACGCAGGCTCCCAGCCTGTGGCTCCTCTTGGCACCAGCCCCTACCTGGAGCTGCCTTCAGACAAAGGGAATTTGGCTTTCAGCGCTGACTCACTTGCAG AGTCTGGTGACCGCTCTGTGGACTCAGACTCGGAGCTGGAGGACAGCGGGGAGCCACGGACACACCTGACCAAGCAGGGCAGCGAGACCAGCACGGAAGAGGTTAATTTCTGTGACGAGGGGAGCGAGGGGCTgcggagcaggagctgcagtgtgagCCAGTCCGATGCAGAGGGCTCCGCTCCCCgatgctgcagccctggggaggagcaaaGCGACCTggaggagcaggctgagagcagggatggcaccAAGCAGCCCGGCACCTCCCGGGGCCATGGCAGCCACGAGCTGCAGCCCCGGCTCATCTAA
- the CNN2 gene encoding calponin-2 — MSSSQFNKGPSYGLSAEVRNRLAQKYDPQKEAELRTWIESVTGKQIGPDFQKGLKDGVILCELMNKLQPNSVRKINHSAQNWHQLENLSNFIKAMASYGMNPVDLFEANDLFESGNLTQVQVSLLALAGMAKTKGLQSGVDIGVKYSEKQQRNFDEAKMKAGHCVIGLQMGTNKCASQSGMTAYGTRRHLYDPKNQILPPMDHSTISLQMGTNKCASQVGMTAPGTRRHIYDSKMGTEKCDNSSMSLQMGSNQGANQSGQVFGLGRQIYDPKYCPQGSQGEVANAAGEQSGDPPGYRYYHEEQEESY; from the exons ATGAGCAGCTCCCAGTTCAACAAGGGCCCGTCCTACGGCCTCTCCGCCGAAGTCAGGAACCGG CTTGCCCAGAAGTATGATCCACAGAAGGAGGCTGAGCTGCGGACGTGGATCGAGAGCGTGACAGGAAAACAGATTGGACCTGACTTCCAGAAGGGGCTGAAGGACGGGGTGATCCTCTGCGA GCTCATGAACAAGCTGCAGCCCAACTCAGTGAGGAAGATCAACCACTCGGCTCAGAACTGGCACCAG CTTGAGAACCTCTCCAACTTCATCAAGGCCATGGCCAGCTATGGTATGAACCCCGTGGACCTCTTTGAAGCCAATGACCTTTTTGAGAGCGGGAACCTGACGCAGGTGCAGGTGTCGCTGCTGGCGCTGGCGGGAATG GCCAAGACGAAGGGGCTGCAGAGCGGGGTGGACATCGGCGTGAAGTACTcggagaagcagcagaggaattTCGACGAGGCCAAGATGAAGGCTGGGCACTGTGTGATCGGGCTGCAG ATGGGCACAAACAAGTGTGCCAGCCAGTCTGGCATGACTGCCTATGGCACCCGGAGGCACCTGTAcgaccccaaaaatcagatCCTGCCACCCATGGACCACTCCACCATCAGCCTCCAGATGGGCACTAACAAGTGTGCCAGCCAG GTGGGCATGACGGCTCCGGGCACCAGGAGACACATCTACGATTCCAAGATGGGGACAGAGAAGTGTGACAACTCCTCCATGTCGCTGCAGATGGGCTCCAACCAGGGCGCCAACCAGAGCGGGCAGGTCTTCGGCCTCGGCCGCCAGATCTACGACCCCAAGTactgcccccagggcagccagggcgAGGTGGCCAACGCGGCCGGGGAGCAGAGCGGGGACCCGCCCGGGTACCGCTACTACCacgaggagcaggaggagagctACTGA